Within the Chelonoidis abingdonii isolate Lonesome George chromosome 19, CheloAbing_2.0, whole genome shotgun sequence genome, the region TATACACTAAGAATGTCAAGTCCTCTTTGCAGGAGAACCTGAACAGTGGTGTCACACTAAATAAGTTATAACCTGACCTGCTGCTTTttgtctctcctctccctcatgtCCCCAtctgtgccgccccccccccccccccccccccccggttacGTCTACACTTACAGTGATGTCTCACCATCTgtacaggtataaatagcagcatagatggtGAGAGACAGCTTAGGTGAGTAGAGTGCCCTACATACCTGAACTGCCAGAGGGCAATATGCTACACTGCTCTCTACACAttcaagcagtgcctcccacttCTACGCTATTTTTACCTATATAGTTTCTTcccgccagagcctttccccacagtCTGAAACTCAGCCTCCACACCCCAGAAAGGAGAACTGCACCTTAGTTTCAGTTTTGTCCCATTACCATTAGGTTTCTCAAAGTTCATAGGTTCCTCAAGCAAAATGAGTAAAGGAGGAACCTGACTCCTTGTAACTCTCCTTTTGTTTAGAGGTGGAGGGGTCCGTTTTTATACATGAAGAGCAATAAAAGCCACAGACAAAGCTTATTTTGCCTTGCAGGTTTCCTTTAAATGCTCATGCTGTTTGGAATTGGAAGTCAGGGTCTTGTTCCATCAGGCTTACAATCTGAGTTCTAACTCATCTTCCATCCCACAAAATGATTTTGAAGATCTCATGCCTCTTAGTGCCTTTTGGGTCTCTTGCTTCTCATTAGGAAAGCATTAGATGAGTTTTCCCCTTGTGGAGCACACtaacactgaaagaaaaatttTTCCAAGGTGATTTGAGATTGGGGAATGTGCCCAAGAGAACCAATGTACGGTAAAATAAGTGGTACTGTATCCTCaaataaggaagaaaaatattcttaGATTTTTCAATCCTTCTTTCTCTAGGTGAAGTTATTAATGAAAAAGACCGTTGTAAAAAATGCGAAGGGAAGAAGGTGATCAAAGAAGTAAAGATTCTTGAAGTCCATGTAGATAAAGGCATGAAACATGGGCAGAGGATTACATTTACTGGAGAAGCAGATCAGGCCCCAGGAGTGGAACCAGGAGATATTGTCCTCCTGCTCCAAGAAAAGGAGAATGAGGTAACTTGTGACTAATAGGTGAAGTAAAGTTGGTGGGTTCTTTATATTCCTTAGAAATATTTAACTGTAGGATTGAGTCCAGACACTTACACAGTTACCTAGATtactttaaacaaacaattgaGGGAGAGAAACTGAACTTACACATACATGGCTCATTCCTAGTGGTAACTGCTATAATTCTGAGCTAGCAGGTTCTGTCTATAGACATGCAGAGGAGCACACCAAGCATCCCGCTCTCTCAATATGGTCATAAAAAGTTACTCTCCTAACTGAAGCAGGGTTTCCCTTGGAAGACTTACCACTATGAATGTCCTGTCCTTGTTGTTGTGCACCTCCTTCAACTCTGGCATGCAGTAAGTAAAGTTGAGTATAAAGCCACCTGTTCTTTTTCAAAGGCTGTCAGATGAAAATGGGGAATCTCCCTCGATCTTCACTTGCTGTGAACTGCTCTCTGCTTCTGTTAACCTAGGAAGTGTGACAGATGGGTTTGGAAATATTAACCCAGATAAGTAGCATGGTCATGCTGATATTGCATTCATCGTAGGATCCCTTTTTTCTACCCAAACTGTAGATCTGCATTTGGCTAATTGCATTTTTATTCTGTCTTGGCACATCTATATTTCTACACAGTATGTACTTTGGAGAATATTTTCATACATTTGTACTAAGTACTATAAAACTTATTCTGACACAGTACACTATGTTAAATTACTAGAATATGTTATTTAAGGAAAGTTGCAGTATACAGTAAAGTCCAGGAGAATGTTTCCATGCTTTAACATGGTAACTATTTTTGGCAAAGTTCAGCAGTAACATAGTTCAGTAACATAACATAACATAGTTCAGTAACTTAGTGAACAAAGTTCAGTAACATAAATGATGGTTCAGTATTATGAAAACAGCATGTAAAACTATTGTGTGAAATTGTGAGGTGCAAGCTGTTCATTTTCTAGTGTTCcatgaacaaaataaataattgtcAATTTGAGTTCATACATATTGCATTGATCAAATTCTAGTCATTGTCTGTCAGCAAAGCTTTGAATTAAAAACTGAAGTAATACAAGTATctgaaaaatctttaaaatgattCATGCTCGAGTAGCACTCTAACACCAAAGCACTTGACCCAGCCTCTCCTACAGCTGTCTGTTTGGTTTCCCCCTGTGCTCAGTTGCAACTTTGTGCTCCTCCTACTTCTTGGCTGTGATTGGGTGAAGGGAAAGGAAAGCTACTAGGATAAGCAATGTGACTTCAAATATCAGGTACTAGTAGCACTAATGACAGGTCAGATATTCCAGAATTTGAAGCAGAGGCCTTCTGAGTCTTGGTCTTCTGATCTAGCTATGTCTGCTGCTGTACTGTCTTGTACAATAAAACATATCATGGCTTTCTCCTTTTTGCGATGACCATGGTTACTAGTAATGCTTAGGTCAGTCCTCAGTTGCTTTTTAATAAGCATGTTGCAGTTCATAAATATGTGGACAAAAAATTGCTAGCATAATTGTTAGTATGGTGGTGAAATAGTGATATTTGTAAGGTGTTTGTTTATATGAGCTTGAGAGGAAcctaaagcagcagttctcaaactttttaacAACCCATGGAcctccattttgattttaaaatttttcgCACACCCGCAGATAACCTGCTcagcccaaggccccactcctgccttaCCTTCACCCCATCCCtgtttcttctcctccctcccagcacctgctgcatgctgctgaacagctgttccccagcatgcaggagtcactgggagggaggggaaggagttgatcagtggggccagtGGCCCTGGACAtgattctgccccctcccctgagtgtgcgttccccactctctcccagtgcctcctgcacactggggAACAGCTGTCCTGCGGTGTgctggaggtgggtgggggaggagtttaTCAGTAGGATGGTTAGCCCTGGACATGATTcagtcccctcccctgagtgagccctgtccctgcttctccccctccttcccagcaccaccTGCATGTCGGGGAACAGCTGTTCCTCGCTGTGCAGGAAGAactgggaaggggggagaagttgatcagtggggcccccAGCCCTAGACTTGATTccgcctgctcctccccctctctcctagtgcctcctgcaggcttctgaacagctgttccctggcatgcaggaggcactgggagaaaatgagggagggagatgggggaattgatcagcagggcccatggacccctggagtaccctcacagaccccagtctgagaaacgCTGACTAAAGTATTAAATCATTTTGGTACCATAATTTCAGTGTACTGAAAAGCCTGAGAAAAGGTGAATCTTGAGGCCTGAATAGCTCAACTGTGGTATTGAAAAATGCTTCTCAGTCACTTGGGTGACTTCTTCCAAGATGGGAGAAACTAAGACATTGGCAGGTTCTTAAATTTGGGTTTAAAAGCTGAGAAGATGACTTTTACCTGAATGTGTTTGAGTTTGTAGGTAGCATGAAACTACTAAAATTATTGTCATGGTTGATATGCCAGCTGCGACTAAAATATATCTCCTGGTTCCAAAAACTACTTGCTCTTGGGGAGAAACTCTGCTGTCTTCTCACAAACATCAGCATAAAACTgttgcaatattttattttcaaggaCAGACATTAATGCTGAAGAAAAACTTTCCAGCAAGTCTTTTCTTGCTGTGCAAGAAAGGATAACTTTGAGGATGAAGTCATGAACCAAGTTTTATATACTGTTACACTAAATATCTGTATGTTGTGGCCACGCAAGTAGTGAACAACTTCAGGCATCTCTAATAGAGGTGCGAAGGGGAAAAGGAGCGACCTTTCTGGATTCATGCCAATGGGCTAACAATCCTTCATTCACTTCACACCTCTGTAAATGCCTCATTACAGATCAGTTAAAGCAGCTGTGAGCTTGCTTGAGTACATAGATGACCATTAAAACAACTGTACACAACTGGTTTGGGCTTAGTCCTGAGGACTTGGAACAACACTCCTATTTCATGTATACCACATGACTAAGACACTTCCAGTTTGTCTGTTGCACTGAAGATACTTCTGAAAGACTTCATGCTAAAGTTAACTGAATGCTTATAAGGGCTGCAGCACATTAGCAGTGAGTCTGAAGTACTACTCTAGTAAAATAGCTTAAAGCCTTCAATTGTATGTGGACTGTCTTTTTGCTCCTcccccgcttttttttttaaatctgaaaataatGGCATGATCAACAGCTAGCTTTTTTATGAACATTCTGAAGCTAAGTGAAATagtctttaaatatataatttgttACCTGGTCTCCATTGTGTTGTGATTTTCGTCTTTGGATTGGAAGATCTTTGGGTCAGGGAAAGACTGTCTGTTGTACAGTCACTCAGCATTTTACAATTCTAATTTGTTTCTAATGAATATGGAACCAGAGTCACAGAAATATATACTATTGCATATTGCACAACATGCAACTCTTAGGACCTGCTTAATTGTGGAAAGCTATAACTGGTGTAGATCTGGAGTTTGATCCTTAAGTGAGTGCTTACTTTCGAAGGCAGCAATTTTATAATTTATGGATTTTATTACTGCAGGATTATATTAAGAGACACTTAATTGTTCCCAAGGACTTCTGTAAGTAGAACTAAATAGAGTATCTTTGCCTTTTGGGGGATATAACGAGTGAATTGTTGGGGAAACCAGGGTGTGTGGGTTGGTGGAGATCTGGCAGTAATAAGTATTAGAATGCAGATGATGATGATTAATGTCTCATTCTTAGGTGTTCCAGAGAGAAGGAAATGACTTGCATATGACACACAAGATCGGACTTGTTGAAGCATTGTGTGGATTTCAGTTCACATTCAAACACCTGGATGGACGTCAGATTGTGGTGAAATATCCTCCTGGAAAAGTAATTGAACCAGGTAAACCTTCATTTGATATAAGAATTTATTTAGATACACGTGTGGTTGTACTATTTGAAATGTTGTATCATCAAATTATTCTCATGCTCTTGCAACTTGTAGCCGTTGTCATAGAAATGCAGAGACGTTACTTTTGTCAGACAGAAAGCTGGTACAGTTTCCTTTAAACTGATTAATCTTTTTCTGCCTTTAATTATAGGTTGTGTTCGTGTAGTTCGAGGTGAAGGAATGCCACAATATCGCAATCCCTTCGAAAAAGGAGATCTTTACATAAAGTTTGATGTGCAGTTTCCTGAAAATAACTGGATTAGCCCAGAAAAGCTCTCAGTAAGTATTCTGTCAGTTTGattcaaaaatgtgttttttgagatgtggtgtcTTAAGCTCATTGTATGGTGCCCCATGCACTTTCTGTCCAGTAGTTATATTTGGATTTGAGCACAGCCAAATTGTTCTTTCAATGTAGTTTACAATGCACAGATGATTAAAAAAACCTTCCGTTGAAGTTGGCTAGTTTACATGAAAAACCACAGGAGGATTGGTGTTCTGGGGTGCGAGTGTAATATAAAAGCCTTTGAAAACTCAATATAGTAACTGTTACTAGACCAGAGGACAAATGAAAGAAGGTGGCTGCTGTTTTGATTTCTGACTCCTCAGTTTTTGCTGACTATGGCTTTGTCTGCATGAGACAGTTGTAACAGTTAAAAGGACTGATTTTAACCAATGCAAAGTGGTGCAAACACCTGCTGAATTTTAAGATTGCTAATCCATGTATGATAATTATGTAAGACATACTTAACCTAACATGAAGGTCCCCACAGGGGTATgcacttgtttctttttttttttaaaaagccttttagttaaactggtgcaacttaaTCATGTAGAGATGGCCTAAGAATGAAGGGGAGATGTGTGCCAAATATTGACACCTCTGCTTTCTGATACATCACTAGCTATACTCCTTTTATTGGCAGGAACTTGAAGATCTTCTGCCATCTAGACCAGAAGTTCCCACTGTAATTGGTGATACAGAAGAGGTAGATCTCCAAGAATTTGATAACACTCGTGGATCAGGTGGTGGTCAGAGACGTGAAGCCTACAATGATAGTTCTGATGAAGAAAGCGCTCATCATGGACCTGGGGTACAGTGTGCCCATCAGTAAACATTTGTCTAAAATGTTGCACAAGGATTTTCTTTCAAGTTTTGCCTGACTTGTTTTCAGCAATCCAGTTGGATTGTATAAACAATCCAGATGAATCGATGGACATCTATTGCTGTATGTGTAacctttaaatttaaattggtctATAGTATCTACAGAGTGTATAATTTAAACTAACCACAAAGCTTACATCTTCATTTTGACTGTTCTGTAGCAGAATAAAGCACTTGAAAGGAAGACGAGACTCCTTTTCACATGGGTTTTAAGTTTGTCCTCGTATCTGTGCTTGATTTTTACCAGTTGTGTAGATTTtaagtttcatattttaaattcagattcTACATTGTAAAGTTTCTGTACAACTTGTCCTGAGGCTTGGGATTTGGCTGCACCTGCGTAAGCTGCTACAAATAGAATAAAGAATTTCATAGCCTGTatctatcattttagatgcatgGTACATAAATGGGCTTTACACATAATGGGTTTAGAGCTGACTGGGAACAAGGAAGACTAAATTAGAAGTGGTTGTAAAAGTTTTTTACCATCTTGTGAGGTTTCTGAAAGTAAATAAAAGCAGTTGGTGTATAATATACTCCCTTCCCCTTGTCACACTTTTATTTATCTAAAAGGATACACTAAACTTGATTTTAATTGGTTAGttcctttgtatttgttttactaTACTGCCTCAGAGTCCTAGTACAATTGCATCCTTGTACTTGACTATGCCCTGTACAACCttcatccctgccccacagagttcACAATCAAGTGACAAACCATTTCAGTGTTGAAGTACCTCTACCTGCATGCAGATTTCCTTATTAATCAAAGTatcttttaatttattaatataagAACTGGTTGGCCTGCACACAGATAGGTTCAATCTTTTACTAGAATTCTTTCTcttctaaattttttttaaacgtaTGAAAAGATTTCACCTCTCAGTATGGAGCTAGAAAAATAGCTTTGACATCCAAAAacaaatgctgctgcttctcaaaGTTTAGAATTTTGTTCCTTGTTTGTTTAACAGCTCTTGGCTTTTAGTGCCCCTTTGATATTAGGTAAGTCTTGGGCTATTTATTTGATCCACTGTCCTTAGATTAGCAACAAGGCTTTTTTGACTTCCTTCCAGGATTGAAGATGGGTAACTTCAAGAATTTCAGACTTCAAGACACAGAGACCATATATGGTCACCTAGCCTAACCCTTGGCATAAACAGACCCTTGCGgtctgtctacactatgaaattaggtcgattttatagaagtcaaatTTTAGAattcaattttatacagtcgattgtgtatgtcccccaTACACGCTGAGTGTGTCCTCACCactgtggctagcattgactcaagggagcggtgcactgtgggaagctgtCCTGCAGTCTgctgtccattggaattctgggttaagatcccaATCCTtgatgtacccaaaaccacccacaacaatgtttttgccccatgtcagtctcccctccctccttgggtgaaagcaactgcagacaattgttttgtgccttttttttcctggttacCTGTGCAGaggccatagcacggcaagcatagagcctgctcagctcaccgctgctgttgcaagcattgtaaacaccttgcgcattatacagcagtatgtgcagaacctggttAAGAGACTGCAGCATGAGGACAATTAGGAGGGAGggcatggacacagatgttcctgaaagcatgggatgaggcaattgggacatcatggtggcagtggggctggttgaaacagtggaatgctgattctgggcctggcaaacaagcacagactgatggggCCGCATAATGTGGCAGGTATAGGATGATTCCcaatggctgcaaaactttcgcatgcgtatgGCCACTTTTCTGGAACACTGTGagttgctttcctctgccctgatcTGCAGGagtaccaagatgagagctgccctgacagttgagaagcgagtgctGATAGCCTTGTGGAAGCCTGCAGTGCCGGACTGCTCCTGGTCAGTCAAGAAtgaatttggagtgggcaaatctactgtggtgactgctgtgattcaagtagccaatgcaatcactgatgtTCTGCTATGAAGGGTAgggactctgggaaatgtgcagatcatagtggatggttttgctgcaatgcGTTTCCCTAACAGTGGTGGGGTGAtagaacgcatatccctatcttggcaccagcccaccttgccAGCCACTGcctaaactgcaaggggtacttctcaacagtgctgcaagcactgttggatcacaagggatgtttcactgacatcaacgtgcatgggaaaggtgcatgacgattgcatctttaggaactccaggctgtttgagcagctgcaagaagggacttacttcccagatcaaaaaattactgttggggaagTTGAAATGCTATCCTTGGAGtctcagcctaccccttgctcccatggctcatgaagccatacacaggcagcctggacacttgtaaggaacagttcaactataggctgagcaagtgcagaatggtggtagaatgtgcctttagATATTAAAAAGCTCGacggtgctgtttgctgactagggcagacctcagtgcaaccaatattcccattgttattaaaTAATAgaagatatacccatctcctaaaACTGGAggggaccttaaaaggtcatcgagtccagcctcctgccttcactagcaggactaagtactgatttttgccccagatcctgaagtggccccttcaagcattgaactcacaaccctcggtttagcaggccaatgctcaaaccactgagctatccctctgttgctgcttgttgtgtgctccataatatctgtgagagtcaGGGGGAGATATTTATGATggggtgggaagttgaggcagagaagagaagggaTAAATAGCAGCACCATGTAGAAATGCCTCCCCCAAAACCACTGGAGGAAGGATGAAGAGGATTCTCCAAAGTACATACTGAAGGATTGATTAGAGAACTAGGATAGGACAAACTTTAGCTTTGCCAGTCCCCACTGAATTCTTGTATTTCCATCAAGATACTTATACTGAGTTGTAATACTCATCTCCTTGATTCTAAAAATGTAGATCACTGATTCTcactgtgggtcatgaccccattttaatagggtcaccacagccagcattagacttgctaggacccagggctgaagctgcagCCCAGGCTTCACCCTGACCTGGGGCAATGGGGCTTAGGCTGCAGCCTCACCCAAGGAGGCAGGACTTGGCCTGTGGCCCCTTTTCCCTCCACCTAGGACAGTGGGACTCTAGATGTGgtccctcttctctcccacccaggGCTCAAGCTCCATGAAGGGGGGttgtgatgcaatgaagtttgaggacCCCGCGATAGATGCTTTTGCTGCTTGTTTCAAGATAGTGATGTTATGCTTACTCAGCAGAACCAAGATAATGCAGCATATTTACAAGTcctcagcatagggaaatagaaCACAATTGCtatttaagagcctaaattcCCACCAATGCACTGAAAATGGTATTGATCAGCTCTGATTGCTGAGGTAGGCAGAAATAATAGTACTTACTTaaatgagcaatttttttttttttttaagagttaacTGACCTGCACATGACTCCCTCCCTGTACAGCATCTCTCAGATCAATGTTTAAGCTCAAAATACTTGCTTAGGCTTGTTTGAGTACATCAAGTTTaaacatgtaaacaaacttcccTAGCAACAATTGTACAACATTTTGGTTATGTGGTTTTAGGTAACGACTTGCAAAAGAAACAGGTTGAAGATAAGCACTAAGTGTTGTTGCATAAATTATCCTAACAAGCTTGATAATGTCACTTCACAACAATTTGGTTCTTCTGAATTACTTATTTGGGTCCACTGTGATTAAACAGCATAGACTGTGTGTTAACTTTGAGTACCTACTCACCCTTCATGCTAAGTTATTCATCTTTATCTTCCCACAAACACCCTCAGGAAGCCTAGACTacaagtgtatgtctacacttaaaaatgcgGCAGCTGCACtttaatgtctacactgaagggcTATCACCTATGCCAACCCAAGG harbors:
- the DNAJA2 gene encoding dnaJ homolog subfamily A member 2, which gives rise to MANVADTKLYDILGVPPGATDNELKKAYRKLAKEYHPDKNPNAGDKFKEISFAYEVLSNPEKRELYDRYGEQGLREGSGGSGGMDDIFSHIFGGGLFSFMGNQSRSRNGRRRGEDMMHPLKVSLEDLYNGKTTKLQLSKNVLCSSCNGQGGKSGAVQKCSACRGRGVRIMIRQLAPGMVQQMQSVCSDCNGEGEVINEKDRCKKCEGKKVIKEVKILEVHVDKGMKHGQRITFTGEADQAPGVEPGDIVLLLQEKENEVFQREGNDLHMTHKIGLVEALCGFQFTFKHLDGRQIVVKYPPGKVIEPGCVRVVRGEGMPQYRNPFEKGDLYIKFDVQFPENNWISPEKLSELEDLLPSRPEVPTVIGDTEEVDLQEFDNTRGSGGGQRREAYNDSSDEESAHHGPGVQCAHQ